Within the Leptospira stimsonii genome, the region CCGAATATGTTAAGAATCAATTTCCTACGTTTGATTGGAGATGGGACGATCACACAGAAATGACAGATAAATCTGTAACATCCTTGTTCCTCGTTAAAAACGATATAGTTCATATCTGTAAAAAAGAACCAATCAAAATCAGAGAGTTTATTAGTATTCTTGAATATATTATAGAGGAGGAATACGGAGAATGATTCAGATTAGAGAAAGAATTACATTATTGAGAAGGGGGATTCTCCTTTCTAAACTTTATAAGAAGGACGGAGGCAGAAGAAACCATTTTGAAATCATTGAAAGCCTCTTGAGTCGTTCAGCAGTAATGGACGCATTCTTACAAGACCGCGAGTTAAAAGGAGACTTTAACGAATGGATAAACGAACAGAAAATCACGGAGAATTTAGAATATGAAAAATGAAATTTGCAATCAATGTAGAAAGAATGAATCTCTCAGTCAAACCGATCTTTGCAAAGATTGTCTCAGGGAAAAATTTAAGAAACTGATCCCTTCTATTGATCGTATTCGGCCTATTCATCCGAATTTTTCTCGATTTTCGTCCACCCAGGATCCGAAGGGGGTAGCATGAATCTTACTAAGAAACAAAAAATTCAAAGGTCAATTCAGGTTGAGAGCGCTGTCTTCGAAGAAATATGGAAAGAAGTCCCTGACCACATGATTCGTAAACTGAAAGCGGAGGAACTTTCTGAATATGTAGTCCGCCACATTCTCCCGGTAATAGAGAAAAGGAGAATCATAATGACTCCTTACGTTCGGAAAAACACTTCTAAAAAGGAGATCGCGATTGCGTAACGATATCATGAGCTCCGTTAAACCGAAACGTATCCTCGTAAATGGAGAAGTCGTTCACTACAAAAGATTTTGGAGAAGAGGACGTTCTTTATCCCAACGTATGGAACAGGTTGTCATCGAATCAAAATTGAATCTCAGGGATATAGCGTTTAAATACTCATTCGATTCCTATCAGAATCAAAATGAAACGATGGGACCGCTCTATCGAGAACACTTAGCAGACGTAATAAAAGGGCTTCGAAATACTCCCCGTTACGTAATCGCTATTGAGGATTCTTGGAAACTTCCGATCGAAACGATTCGAAAAATTTATCAAGAAGATAAGGAAAGAGAAAAGCTAGGACAGTTATTGGATCCGGATTCTATCCGGGAATTTGCAATGTGGTATTCCGGAATTCTTAAGTTATCCATGGCTGATAAGTTCTAAACTGAAAATAATGCAGAGAACACTATGCAGGGAGGAGAAGGAGACTGATTTCAGAGGAAACATTATTCAAACTTACGAATATTCTAAATAATACTAAAATGATAAGTTATTTTCCGGATCATAGGATTTCGGGAAATTTCAAAGTATTTATAAGTTTGATTTGAAGATGATGTTCGAATACAAACTTTTTTTCCATTTGAATTTGCTATCTCATGTAAACGGAGAAAAAAGTTCCATTAAATAACAAGAAACGATTCGTTCTCAATAAATCGAGAAGAATAGTAGGAAAAACAAAGAAGTTCAAGTGGCGTAGCACTCAGGGAAAGGAAATAGAACGTTTCTATCGAGTGCTCAAAGTGGTTCTCCATAGATAGAGCATAAGAACAAAAGAAAGGTGTGCGGTATAAAATCGAGCCATTGGAAACGAAAAGCAATGATGGGGAGCAAGATTCGATGAAGATGAGCAGTAATAGCAAAATTAAGATGCCGTTGCGAAGCTTCAAATAGACCGTAGCAAGGTTCTGAAAAAGAAAAACAAACGCAAAGGAAAGAAATGTCTGATTTCAAATCTAAATCTAGAATTAAAAAAATATAATATTTTAAAAGAATCTAATTTAAATCCGAAAACAAAATAGGAGAAACCGGATGAAAGGAAAGAAGAAGGAACCTGATAAACAAAAAAGCAAAGAGAAGAAAAAGATTACTTCCGGAAAAAATATTCCGGCAGTGAAAGTTCTGCCATCCTCGACCAACGGAGTGGCAGTCGAAATGACTTCGAAATAGGAGATCATATGTCAAAGTTAAAAAATACGATGAAGAAAGGCGGCCTTCTGGATCTGCCTGACAACAGATATAAGGATCGCTCCGATCTCACCCACGCGATTCAATTACTCGGGGAGATCAAACGAGAAAGAGATCGAATCAAAAGCCGAACCGACGACCAAATCAGCACGCTCCAAAGAGATCTTCAGAATGAGATTTCGCCTTTGGATCTAAAAATCCAGCACATTGCATCCGGAGTAAAATATTTCGTAGATCATCATAAGGAAGAACTCTTTCCCGATCCGGAATATAAAACCTGTAAATTTACGACAGGTGTCTTAAAATTTCGAAGAGTTCCTGCATCTGTAAAGACGCGGGGAACCGTAAGATTTTTTGAAAAAATTCTCTCGGAGAATGGGCTACTGGACCGATTCAATTTTCTGATCTCTAAGTTAGGTGGAATGTATCTTCGTATTAAATTGGAACTCAACAAAGAAAAAATCCTCGCAGAACCTCTTAAAGCCATACAAAAGATCGGAATCGAATTCAATGAAGAATCGGAGCGCTTATATATTATTCCAAGCGAAACGGAAATTGAAATAGAAGCCGTCGAGGACGCGGCTTGATGTTAGCGCATACGAATAAAGAAGTCGATTGGGAAACTTTTATCGAGTATTCGAAAAGGTTTTCCAGATTCACTCACGAAGAGGTTCGGAGTTTGGAAGTTAAGATCGATAAGTTGAATTTCATGATCGAGATTTCGGAAACTTCCGAGTATGTAAGAATTCTAATAGAACGTTATTTCCGAAATTCGATTTGGGAAATACGACAAGGAGACGGATATGTCATCAACATTTAAAGCGCAACTAAAGATTCAATTTGAAGATCTTGAATTCAACGATTTCACCGATGCCGTTTTAGATGAGTTTGGTATGGTTACAATTGCAACTATGACGCTCTTTGCAAAAAGGAAATTGGGAGTTTCCCAAACTACAATCGAAAAAATTGCGGAAATGAAACGAAATTCTCCAATTCATTCCTAATTTTAAAAAGGAGGTAAAAGATGAATCAGATCACTTTCAAGAATCTTAAAAACTATAAATATCAATTGGTCAAGAACTACGATTATCGAACACCGATAAAAACGAATTCTTCTCTTCAGATTGGACTACCCGATGTAAAAATTTTTCTGGAACTTTCTCCAGATGGTCTTTTAAAAATCGATTCGGGCTACGCTTGGGACGGTCCGAGCGGACCGACCATCGATACAAAGAATTTTATCCGTGGATCTCTCGTTCACGATGCTCTCTATCAATTGATGCGGGAAGAAAAATTAGATCGAAAACGTTATCGTGAATCCGCGGATAAAATTCTCAAAGAGATTTGTTTGGAAGACGGTATGAGCTCCTTCCGCGCAAATTATATTTATCAATTCGTGCGATGGTTCGGAAAATCCTCTGCGATGTATAAGGATGAAACCAAAGAATGGGAAGTGGCTCCGTGAAAATTTTCGATGTAACCATGTTAGTATTCGGTTACACTATTTTTTGGACTTTCCTTCTCTGGTTTTTCTTGGGCTTATTTGCCATTTGCCTTTGGTTTTCCATAAGCCTTTTATTTAAAGACCCGAAAAGAAAGTAAACTGCGAGTAGATTCGTTTCGGAAAAATTTATCTTTAAAACCGGAACGAATCTTCCTGAATATTAAATAGAATGAATATAATATGTACAACTTCCGATTTTACTCCTACGACTCATTTGAAAAAGGCAAAACCTATGTTTTCAATATTTTCTTTTTTATTCCGAGGAACTCGGTGACATTTCGTATCTTATTCTTATAAAATATTTTTTTAGTGTCACGCTAATCTTCGATTGTAAAATTAAGAATTCAGGAATAACAGCGAACGAAACAAAAAAGCCCGCTCTTTCGATACGGGCTTTAAAATATAAAAACGATTTACGCCTTCAATCTACGGAAGGAGAAATCATTTTTTCCGGAAGAACCCATTGGTCGAATTGTTCACTTGTCAAGAGGCCCAATTCAATTCCGGACTCCTTAAGAGTGCTTCCTTTTTTGTGGGCGTTTTTGGCAATCTTCGCCGCATTGTCGTATCCGATATGGGGGTTAAGAGCCGTAACAAGCATCAGGGAATTATTCAAATGTTCGTTAAGTTTTTCCTTATTCGGTTCGATTCCACGCGCGCAGTGTTCTTCGAAGGAAACGCAAGAGTCGGAAAGAAGTCGAATCGAATTCAAAACGTTATGGATAATCAGAGGTTTAAAAACGTTCAATTCAAAGTTTCCAGAAGCGCCTCCGATATTCACCGCTACGTCATTCGCTATTACCTGCGCCGAAACCATCGTCATTTGTTCGGATTGGGTCGGGTTGACCTTTCCAGGCATAATCGAAGAACCCGGTTCGTTTTCCGGAATGCTGATTTCACCGATTCCACAACGAGGACCGGAAGAAAGCCAACGCACGTCGTTTGCAATTTTCATCAAGGACGCCGCGATCGTTTTCAAAACGCCGCTTACTTCTACAAGAGAATCATGTGCGGCTAATGCCTCAAACTTATTCTCCGCGCTAATAAAAGGAAGTCCTGTTTCTTTTGCTATCTGAGCCGCCGCCTTTACTGCAAACTGAGGATGAGTATTCAGACCCGTTCCGACCGCAGTTCCACCGAGAGCAAGACGATAAACGGAAGGAAGAACCGCCTTGGCTCTTCCGATGTTGTATTCCAATTGCTGAACATACCCGGAAAATTCCTGACCCAAAGTCAAAGGTGTGGCGTCTTGAAGATGAGTTCTTCCAATTTTTATAATATTCTGAAATTCTAATTCTTTTTTCTTTAACGTTTCTTTTAACTGAACGAGAGCCGGAATCAATTTCAGATTCAACTGTTCGGCCGCCGCGATATGCATTGCCGTCGGAAAAGTATCGTTTGAGGACTGGGCTTTGTTTACGTCGTCATTGGGATGAATAGGTTTCTTTGAACCTTTCACACCTCCTGCGATTTCAATAGCGCGGTTTGAGATCACTTCGTTCGAATTCATATTCGTTTGAGTACCGGAGCCGGTCTGCCAAACGGAAAGTGGAAAGTGTTCGTCCAATTTTCCGGATATCACCTCGTCGGCCGCCTGGACGATTAGATTTTTTTTCTCTTCGGTTAACAATCCAAGTTCCGCGTTTACGATCGCGGCCGATTTTTTTAAAACTCCCAATGCTCGAATCATTTCTCTTGGAAATCGATCGTTCCCGATATGGAAGTGATGAAGGGAACGTTCCGTTTGCGCACCCCAATATTTCGAATCGTCTACAGCGATTTCACCCATTGAATCCGTTTCGATTCTGGTTTTCATGAAGCCTCCGAATGGTTATTTAATTAGAATACTGTTCTTCAAAAAGAATAGTTGAAACTTAATGAAATTCTAAAGTGATTTAGAATCAAAGTGAATCGTTATTCTTCTCGAAATCGTCTCAGAGTATCCGCAAGAGCGGAAAACTCGGGTTTTTTAGCGGAAACGTTATCGAGGTAATCCAGAGTGGATTGAATCCAAGTCGGATCGGATTCTAGTTCTCTACGAATAAAAACGTGACGAACCTGGTTCATCGCTCTGATTTCGAGATATCTCCGCTTCTGGTCATAGTAAATGAGGTCGGCCACTTTGTCTTTTCCGAATTCAGGCGAAGCTACCGCGACTACGACTTCATCCAGCCAAATCAAACCGTTGTTCTTACGATCCACGTAGTCGATCGCCTTTTGAAGACGTGCTGGAACAATCATTTCCTTTTCTTTCGGTCCGACGATTACGCCCAAAGAAAGTTTCTTTTTCGGTTTAGCAGATTCTTGCTGAGGATTCTCGGCATCGGATACCTTGAGATCTTTCCTTACGTAACCTTTGTTTGAAATCTCCCTTTCCTTGGGAACGACGGAAATTCCAAAAAGGCTAAGAATGAATTCGATAAGTCTTTCTAAAATCGATTTAGAAGCCCTTTCGGAACGAATTCTTTCTTTCTCCGTATCTTCTTCCCATTCGGCGATCGCTTTACTCAATCGAATCTGTTCGTCAACCGCCGCTTGTCCGTCCTTAACGTCTGAAACTTCTCTTAAGAATTCGTAAATTCCTCTTGTATAACCGTTTTGTCTTACGAGGTTATGAATCGAAGTTCTTTTCGGGCGAATTTCGGTAAACGCGCGTAAGATCATACTTTTCGCTAAGATCTGAAGACCGATTACGTCTCCACCCGGACCCTTGCGTTCTTTTTTTAAAAAATCTTCCCTTGCTCGAATTCGTTCCAAGACTTCGCGAAATAATTCATTTCGACTCATTCCTACTGATTTAAGAGCGACTTCGTCGACTTCGAAATTTGAAAGATCAAATTGGACGGGTTCTTTCGATTCTTTAAAGCGAAATAGATTTTCACCCGTAATCAGATTGATTAATGATTCTTTCTTAAGATTGGAAAGAGTTCGGATTGTTTGAATCAGGATTTCATAGGCTTTGATGAAGTCGCCGCCCCCAACCCAGTTTTTTCCGGACATAAAAGCGGGATGTTTCTTTAATTCTTGAGCGTATCGTTCCGCCTGCGCGTTCCCTGTAAGTTCGATCCAGGAAGATTCTTCGGTCGGAAGGATTTGTAAAAGAATTTTACGGGCGATGATCGTGAACAATTCGAATATGACTTCTAATTCGGTGGTTCTTCCTTCTTCATCCTTTTCTTTTACGTGCCTAAAACTCAAGAGTTCGTCCAAGGAAGGTTGAAAAAGATGAAAGCGGGGATGAAGTTGTAAAAGAGGAGAACGGGATCCTCTTTTTTCAAGGACAGGTAAAACTTCTGCCTCCACTTTAATAATGGAAAGTTGATTTAGAATTTCTCCGGGCTTTTGATCCAACAATTGAAAAATATTGCTAAAAAGATCGCCTCTTACTTGCAATCTACTCAAAAGAGACTCAAGTGAAAGAGATTCCAAATTCTGCATAGACTTTTCGAGAAACTTAGAATCCGAAAGATTAATCGGCATTCCTTTATCGTCGACGTTGATATAATTTTGATGAACCCAATCTTCGATTTCCGAATTCTTGGAAACGTTTAAGATAAACTGATCTCTAGCGTGGAGCATTTCTAAAATTGCCGCCACGCTCTGTAAAAGACATCCTCGTTTTACTTTTAGAATCTGATCCGCTTTTAAGGATGCAGGCCGAATGATAACGTTTACGATCTGAAGTTCTCTGATTTCTTTTTGGAAGAAAAGATACTGATAGGTTTGAATTCCTCTTCTTTCTTCGAGAAATTTCAAATCTTGCAGTTTGAGATGTTGAAGCTGTTCTATCTTTGTGAGCGCAAAAGGAGAATGGTTGAAAAGAAAATAATTCTCAACTCCCTTCTCGACCAAGTCTATGTCTTTAAATGCACCCGGATTGAATTGAAGCATCAGGACTTTCAGTTCCTGATCCGTGATCATATCCTGAGTATCCTCCGTGTTTACATCGGCGGTTTCAGGAGTTGGCGCTTGATTTTCAGATTTGGACATAATGTTTCGTACCCGATTAGGGTATATTGATAACAGACTTTAGAAATTATCAAAAGCCTCGTATCTTTATAAATATCGGATTTCGAAAGTGAGAAAAAAAATCAGCTTCGGATAATTCCTTCCAGAAATCCGAGATATTTTTCTCTTCCAGGATATGGAATTCGAGCGGATCCGCTCGCAACCGCGGCTTCTGCAACGGCAGGAGCAACGTGGAACAGGACCCGTTTATCAAAGGGTTTCGGAATCAAATACTCCGGTCCAAATTCAAACTTAACTCCGCCGTACGCTTGACTGACCGCGTCCGGAACTTCCAGACGAGCCAATTCGGCAAGAGAACGCGCGGCGGCCAATTTCATTTCCAGAGTAATGTGCCGGGCTCTTACATCGAGAGCTCCGCGGAATATAAAAGGAAAACCTAATACGTTATTTACCTGATTCGGATTGTCGCTTCTTCCAGTTCCCATGATTAAATCGGAGCGAACGGCTTTGGCAACTTGGTAAGGAATTTCAGGATCTGGGTTTGCTAAAGCGAAGATTACCGGATTCTTAGCCATAGAACGAACCATCTCCTCATCGACCATGTCTTGTACGGAAACACCTACGAAGATATCGGCGCCTTTCATCACTTCTTTGAGGGTTGTAGAATCCGTTTTTTGAACGTATTTCTTTTTAGAATCGTTGAGATCGGTACGATTGTGATGGATCACACCTTTCGTATCGACTAAGAAGATTTGTTCTTTTTTGATTCCGATATGTTGAATGAGTTCAGCGATAGCGATTCCGGCCGCGCCTGCGCCACAAATCACTACTTTAACGTCTCCAGGTTTTTTGCCGGTAAGCTCAAATGAATTGAGAAGTCCTGCAACCGTAATGATTGCGGTTCCGTGTTGATCGTCGTGAAACACTGGAATGTTCATTTTTTTAATGAGTTCTTCTTCTATATAAAAACTTTCGGGAGCTTTGATGTCTTCCAGATTGATTCCGCCAAAAGTTGGCTCAAGAAGTTTCACCGCATTGATGAATTCATCGGGATCCTTCGTGTTGACTTCGATATCAAACACGTCGATGCCAGCAAATTTTTTAAAAAGAACCGCTTTGCCTTCCATCACGGGTTTACCGGCAAGAGCACCGATATCTCCGAGACCGAGAACCGCAGTTCCATTCGTGATAATACCAACCAAATTTCCTTTGTTTGTGTATTCGTAAACGAGGTCGGGAACGTCTTTGATTTCCAAACAAGGATAGGCTACACCGGGAGAATATGCGAGGGAAAGATCATAAGAATCCAACGTTGGTTTCGTTGGAACCACTTCTATTTTTCCCTTAGGGTGGAGCGAGTGATACTGTAGTGATTTTTCCCTCATACGATATTTCCCATATTTTTCAATTCAGACCGTGAGACGATAACATTTCATTTGCCCACGCAGAACTTACTAAAGATTCTCCCTAAAATTTCTTCTGTGTCCACTCTGCCGTTTACTTCTCCGATTTCGGAGAGAGCATAGTCGATTTCTTTGATATAAATTTCCGCCGGAGCGCCTTCCGCGATCAGATGTAAGGTATTATTTAGACAACGAACGATCGTTTCAAAATGGTATCTCTGTCTTTCTTCCAAGAGGACATAATCCTCGGAATGCCCCAGACTTCCCGCCCTTTCTTTGATCGCACTTAGAAGAATCGAAATTCCTTCCTTGGTCTTACAAGAAATTTCGCAAAGAGTAAGATTTTCAATTTTTGCAAAGAGATTCGGATCCCAGGAAGAATCACGGATGTCGATCTTGTTTGCGACAAGAATCGAACCTTGCAGACGAATCCGATTTTTTTCGATAAATTCTTTCCAATCTTCCCTTTTCGAAGTATCGACCAAAACAAGTCGAATGTCTGCGGATTGAAATTCTTTCTCGCTTCTTTCGATACCGAGTTTTTCGATCGTGTCTTCGGTCTCACGGACTCCGGCCGTGTCGACGAGTCGAACGGGAATTCCTTCGAGTAAAATTTCTTCGCTGATATAATCTCTGGTGGTTCCCGGAATTTCGGAAATGATGGAACGATCTTTTCCTAAGATCAAATTCATCAAACTCGATTTGCCCGTATTCGGTTCCCCATAGAGAACGATCCGAAGTTGTTGAATCAATTTTTCTGCGGAATCCGATTTCTGAATCACGGCCTGGCACAAGGTTCTGACTTTTTCGATTCTGGCTTTTCTTTCTTCCAAGGATTCGTAGGTAAGATCCTCGGTTGAAAAATCGATTTCTGCCTCACATTCCGCCTTGAGAGAAATGAGCTGGCTTCTCAGGTTGGAAGTAAAACGAGAGACTTCGCCAAATACGTTCTTCTGAGCGAGCTCGAGTTCGAAACGAGAACGAGCCGAGATCAAACGACCGATCGCTTCCGCTTCGGTCAGATCTAATTTTTCATTTAAGAATGCTCTGCGAGAAAATTCTCCTTGTTTCGCTGGACGGGCACCGGCCCTAAAGATGGCGTCTAACGCTTCTCTTAACAAAATCGGATTTCCGTGAAAATGAAATTCGCAGAGATCCTCTCCGGTATAAGAATTGGGAGCTTTGAAGTAAAAAAATAAAATCTGATCTACTTTTCTATCTCCAACTTGGAAAACGCATTGGATCGCTACTCGAGGTTGGATTTTATCTGGAGAAAGAAAATTATTTTTAGAAAAAAGAAATGAGGAGGAAATCGTAAGGGCTTCCGGCCCGGAGATTCGGATGATACCGATGGCTCCAGATCCGGAAGCGGTTGATATAGCGGCTATCGTATCATTCAAAGTTCGCTTCTTCGAGGAGGTCGTTGTTAGGACCTTTCTCAGCAACGTCTTTGTATTTGTGTTTGTCTTTCATCGGAATGATTCTTACTTTTTTGTAAGTTCCGTTCCCTTCGGATCTCGTGAATACTTTCTCATTTTCTTGAAGAGCCATGTGAATGATTCTTCTTTCAAAAGGATTCATTGGTTCTAAAAGTTTGGATTTACCGGTTTTTGCAACGGTTGCCGCGACGGATTTTCCTAGGCGAACCAAAGATAATTCTCTTTTGTCCCTGTAGGATTCGATATCCAGAACGATTTTTCTTCCGTGTCTGATTTTAGAATCAACCATCAAGTTGAAGATGAACTGAAGAGCGTCTAACGTAGCTCCTCTTTTCCCGATCACCAGACCGGATTCTTTGCTTGCGATTTCGACGTAGATTTTTCCGTCCACGTCGCCCATTCCCACCACTTCGGCTTCGATTCCCATTTTTTTAAGAACGGTGAGAACGACCCCGTGAATGATTTTCTCCGCGGGAAGATCCCGAGAAGTAACGTAAGCGCGGACTACTGCCGGCTTTTTTTGTGAGATTCCGAAAAAGCCGCCTTTTCCGGAATCAACGGTTTCAAAACGAACCTCGTCCGAATTCAGTCGGAGGGTTTTGAGAGTGTAATCTTCGGCTTCGGACTTAGATTTAGCCTCGGCCTCAAAGATGTAATTTTCCATGTGTTTATCCTCGATAATGAGTTCGTCGCGAGATCAGGCTTTTGCCTTTTTCTTTTCCTCGGTCTTTTTCAAGTGGTTTGTAATCCACTGTTGAGCGATGGAAAGAATGTTTTGAAA harbors:
- the jag gene encoding RNA-binding cell elongation regulator Jag/EloR; its protein translation is MENYIFEAEAKSKSEAEDYTLKTLRLNSDEVRFETVDSGKGGFFGISQKKPAVVRAYVTSRDLPAEKIIHGVVLTVLKKMGIEAEVVGMGDVDGKIYVEIASKESGLVIGKRGATLDALQFIFNLMVDSKIRHGRKIVLDIESYRDKRELSLVRLGKSVAATVAKTGKSKLLEPMNPFERRIIHMALQENEKVFTRSEGNGTYKKVRIIPMKDKHKYKDVAEKGPNNDLLEEANFE
- the fumC gene encoding class II fumarate hydratase, coding for MKTRIETDSMGEIAVDDSKYWGAQTERSLHHFHIGNDRFPREMIRALGVLKKSAAIVNAELGLLTEEKKNLIVQAADEVISGKLDEHFPLSVWQTGSGTQTNMNSNEVISNRAIEIAGGVKGSKKPIHPNDDVNKAQSSNDTFPTAMHIAAAEQLNLKLIPALVQLKETLKKKELEFQNIIKIGRTHLQDATPLTLGQEFSGYVQQLEYNIGRAKAVLPSVYRLALGGTAVGTGLNTHPQFAVKAAAQIAKETGLPFISAENKFEALAAHDSLVEVSGVLKTIAASLMKIANDVRWLSSGPRCGIGEISIPENEPGSSIMPGKVNPTQSEQMTMVSAQVIANDVAVNIGGASGNFELNVFKPLIIHNVLNSIRLLSDSCVSFEEHCARGIEPNKEKLNEHLNNSLMLVTALNPHIGYDNAAKIAKNAHKKGSTLKESGIELGLLTSEQFDQWVLPEKMISPSVD
- a CDS encoding host-nuclease inhibitor Gam family protein, whose translation is MSKLKNTMKKGGLLDLPDNRYKDRSDLTHAIQLLGEIKRERDRIKSRTDDQISTLQRDLQNEISPLDLKIQHIASGVKYFVDHHKEELFPDPEYKTCKFTTGVLKFRRVPASVKTRGTVRFFEKILSENGLLDRFNFLISKLGGMYLRIKLELNKEKILAEPLKAIQKIGIEFNEESERLYIIPSETEIEIEAVEDAA
- the mnmE gene encoding tRNA uridine-5-carboxymethylaminomethyl(34) synthesis GTPase MnmE — its product is MNDTIAAISTASGSGAIGIIRISGPEALTISSSFLFSKNNFLSPDKIQPRVAIQCVFQVGDRKVDQILFFYFKAPNSYTGEDLCEFHFHGNPILLREALDAIFRAGARPAKQGEFSRRAFLNEKLDLTEAEAIGRLISARSRFELELAQKNVFGEVSRFTSNLRSQLISLKAECEAEIDFSTEDLTYESLEERKARIEKVRTLCQAVIQKSDSAEKLIQQLRIVLYGEPNTGKSSLMNLILGKDRSIISEIPGTTRDYISEEILLEGIPVRLVDTAGVRETEDTIEKLGIERSEKEFQSADIRLVLVDTSKREDWKEFIEKNRIRLQGSILVANKIDIRDSSWDPNLFAKIENLTLCEISCKTKEGISILLSAIKERAGSLGHSEDYVLLEERQRYHFETIVRCLNNTLHLIAEGAPAEIYIKEIDYALSEIGEVNGRVDTEEILGRIFSKFCVGK
- a CDS encoding malic enzyme-like NAD(P)-binding protein, with amino-acid sequence MREKSLQYHSLHPKGKIEVVPTKPTLDSYDLSLAYSPGVAYPCLEIKDVPDLVYEYTNKGNLVGIITNGTAVLGLGDIGALAGKPVMEGKAVLFKKFAGIDVFDIEVNTKDPDEFINAVKLLEPTFGGINLEDIKAPESFYIEEELIKKMNIPVFHDDQHGTAIITVAGLLNSFELTGKKPGDVKVVICGAGAAGIAIAELIQHIGIKKEQIFLVDTKGVIHHNRTDLNDSKKKYVQKTDSTTLKEVMKGADIFVGVSVQDMVDEEMVRSMAKNPVIFALANPDPEIPYQVAKAVRSDLIMGTGRSDNPNQVNNVLGFPFIFRGALDVRARHITLEMKLAAARSLAELARLEVPDAVSQAYGGVKFEFGPEYLIPKPFDKRVLFHVAPAVAEAAVASGSARIPYPGREKYLGFLEGIIRS
- a CDS encoding LIC13344 family protein — its product is MAEIETICIDHKEKFSKDNLDPIVLTDIEDKMVGQIAEYVKNQFPTFDWRWDDHTEMTDKSVTSLFLVKNDIVHICKKEPIKIREFISILEYIIEEEYGE